Genomic segment of Streptomyces alboniger:
CATGCGGCGCAGCTCGTCGAAGCGCTCGCGCATGCCCTCCTTGACCACGTCCTTGAGGTGGATCACGCCGAGGACCCGGGCCCCCTGAGCGTCTTCCAGAGCCACCAGCAGCGGCGTGCCACCAGCCTGCGAAATGGTGTCGGTGAGTTCCTGGGCATCCTTCGCGACCTCTCCCCCGCGCTCCTCGACCCAGGCGATGACCGAACCGGTCGCGCCCTTGCGGACCTTGCGGCCGTCCACGTCCACGCCCGACATGCGGGTCTGTGCCGTGAACGCCACCCACTCGGCGCCGGTCAGCTCGCCCTGGTGGCGCTCGCGCAGGCCGTACTTCTCCTTCGCGAGTACGACGATGGAGCGGCCCTCGGGTGTCTCGTCGGCCAGCGAGGAGAGCTGGGCGGCGTCGGCGACCTCCGCCGCCGTCGTCCCGGCGACGGGGACGAACTCCGCGGCCTGGCGGTTGCCCAGCGTGATCGTGCCGGTCTTGTCGAGAAGCAGCGTCGACACGTCGCCCGCGGCCTCTACCGCCCTGCCCGACATGGCGAGGACGTTGCGCTGCACCAGGCGGTCCATGCCCGCGATGCCGATCGCGGAGAGCAGCGCGCCGATGGTGGTCGGGATGAGGCAGACGAGCAGGGCCGTCAGGACGATGAGGGAGGTCTGGTCGTCGGCCCCGGCATAGATCGCGAAGGGCTTCAGGGTCACCACCGCGAGCAGGAAGACGATGGTGAGGGACGCCAGGAGGATGTTCAGGGCTATCTCGTTGGGCGTCTTCTGGCGGGCCGCGCCCTCCACGAGGTTGATCATGCGGTCGATGAACGTCTCGCCGGGCTTCGTCGTGATCTTGATGACGATGCGGTCGGAGAGGACCTTCGTACCGCCCGTGACGGCGGAGCGGTCGCCGCCGGACTCGCGGATGACGGGGGCCGACTCGCCGGTGATGGCGGACTCGTCGACGGAGGCCACGCCCTCGACGACGTCACCGTCGCCGGGGATGATGTCGCCCGCCTCGCAGACCACCAGGTCGCCGACGCGCAGCTCGGTGCCGGGGACGTTCTCCTCGGCGTCGCCGGTCAGGCGGCGCGCGACGGTGTCGGTCTTGGCCTTGCGCAGCGTGTCCGCCTGCGCCTTGCCACGGCCCTCGGCGACGGCCTCCGCGAGGTTGGCGAAGAGCGTGGTCAGCCAGAGCCAGACGGTGATCGCCCAGCCGAACCAGTCCCCCGGGTCCAGAGCCGCGAGGACGGTGGTGACCACCGAGCCGATCAGGACCACGAACATGACCGGTGACTTGACCATGACGCGCGGGTGCAGCTTGCGCACGGCGTCGGGCAGGGACTTCAGCAGCTGGGCGGGGTCGAAGAGGCCCGCGCCGACCTTGCCCTCGCCGGCGGGCCGGTGTCCGACGGGCACGTCCGGGTGCGGGGCGGGGGTGGGGGCCGGTTCGTCGGTCCCGTACTTCTTCGTGTGTGTGCTCATGACGCCAGCCCCTCGGCAAGCGGTCCCAGCGCGAGCGCGGGGAAGTAGGTCAGACCGGTGATGATCATGATCGTGCCGACCAGCAACCCGGTGAAGAGCGGTTTCTCGGTGCGCAGGGTGCCCGCGGTCTTGGGGACCGGAGTCTGCTCGGCCAGCGAACCGGCGAGCGCGAGGACGAACACCATCGGCAGGAAGCGGCCGAGCAGCATGGCGAGCCCGATCGTGGTGTTGAACCAGTTCGTGTCCGCGCTCAGGCCGCCGAAGGCCGAGCCGTTGTTGTTGGCGCCGGACGTGAAGGCGTACAGGATCTCGGAGAAGCCGTGCGCCCCGGAGTTGAGCATCGAGTCCTTGGGCGTGGGCAGCGCCATCGACACGGCGGTGAAGCCGAGGACGAGCGCCGGGGTGACGAGGATGTAGCAGGCCGCCAGCTTGATCTCGCGGGTGCCGATCTTCTTGCCCAGGTACTCCGGTGTACGGCCGACCATCAGGCCCGCGATGAACACCGCGATGATCGCCATGATGAGCATGCCGTAGAGGCCGGAGCCGGTGCCGCCGGGGGCGATCTCGCCGAGCTGCATGCCGAGCAGCTCGATGCCGCCGCCGAAGCCGGTGTAGGAGGAGTGGAAGGAGTTCACGGCGCCGGTGGAGGTGAGCGTGGTGGCCACCGCGAAGATCGACGAGCCGCCGATCCCGAAGCGGGTCTCCTTGCCCTCCATCGCCCCGCCGGCCAGGTCGAACGCCGGGCCGCCGTGGTGGAACTCGGTCCACATCATCAGCGCGGTGAAGCCGAGCCAGATCGTCGCCATCGTGGCGAGGATCGCGTAGCCCTGCCTGAGGGAGCCGGTCATCCTGCCGAAGGTGCGGGTCAGCGCGAAGGGGATGACGAGGATCAGGAAGATCTCGAAGAGGTTCGAGATCGGGTTGGGGTTCTCGAAGGGGTGGGCGGAGTTGGCGTTGAAGTAGCCGCCGCCGTTCGTGCCCAGCTCCTTGATGACCTCCTGGGAGGCGATCGCGCCGCCGTTCCACTGCTGGCTGCCGCCGAGGAACTGGCCGACCTCGTGGATCCCGGCGAAGTTCTGGAGGGCGCCGCAGGCGACCAGGACGAGCGCGCCGAGCACGGAGACCGGCAGGAGGATGCGGACGACGCCGCGCACCAGGTCGGCCCAGAAGTTGCCCAGCTCACCGGTGCGGGAGCGGGCGAAGCCGCGTACGAGTGCCACCGCCACGGCGATCCCCACCGCCGCCGAGACGAAGTTCTGTACGGCGAGCCCGGCGGTCTGCACGACGTGGCCCATGGCCTGCTCGCCGGAGTACGACTGCCAGTTGGTGTTCGCCACGAACGAGGCCGCGGTGTTGAAGGCCTGGTCCGGGTCGATGGACGTGAAGCCGAGCGAGCCGGGCAGCGAGCCCTGGAGCCGCTGGAGCAGGTAGAGGAAGAGGACGCCGGCCGCGGAGAAGGCGAGGACGCCGCGCAGGTACGCGGTCCAGCGCATCTCGGCGTCGGGGTCGGCGCCGATGGCCTTGTAGATCCACTTTTCGGCGCGCAGGTGTTTCTTCGAACTGTAGACGCGGGCCATGTAGTCGCCGAGAGGGCGGTACGCCAGGGCGAGGGCCGCGATCAGGGCGAGCAGCTGGAGCACGCCGGCAAGGACGGGGCTCATATCCGTACTCAGAACCTCTCCGGAAAGACGAGGGCGAGGACGAGATAGCCCAGGAGGGCGACGGC
This window contains:
- the kdpB gene encoding potassium-transporting ATPase subunit KdpB, which encodes MSTHTKKYGTDEPAPTPAPHPDVPVGHRPAGEGKVGAGLFDPAQLLKSLPDAVRKLHPRVMVKSPVMFVVLIGSVVTTVLAALDPGDWFGWAITVWLWLTTLFANLAEAVAEGRGKAQADTLRKAKTDTVARRLTGDAEENVPGTELRVGDLVVCEAGDIIPGDGDVVEGVASVDESAITGESAPVIRESGGDRSAVTGGTKVLSDRIVIKITTKPGETFIDRMINLVEGAARQKTPNEIALNILLASLTIVFLLAVVTLKPFAIYAGADDQTSLIVLTALLVCLIPTTIGALLSAIGIAGMDRLVQRNVLAMSGRAVEAAGDVSTLLLDKTGTITLGNRQAAEFVPVAGTTAAEVADAAQLSSLADETPEGRSIVVLAKEKYGLRERHQGELTGAEWVAFTAQTRMSGVDVDGRKVRKGATGSVIAWVEERGGEVAKDAQELTDTISQAGGTPLLVALEDAQGARVLGVIHLKDVVKEGMRERFDELRRMGIKTVMITGDNPLTAKAIADEAGVDDFLAEATPEDKMALIKREQAGGKLVAMTGDGTNDAPALAQADVGVAMNTGTSAAKEAGNMVDLDSNPTKLIEIVEIGKQLLITRGALTTFSIANDVAKYFAIIPAMFAVAYPSLDKLNIMGLTSPESAILAAVIFNALIIVALVPLALKGVRYRPMSADRMLRRNLAVYGLGGLVAPFIGIKIIDVLLSLIPGIG
- the kdpA gene encoding potassium-transporting ATPase subunit KdpA, which gives rise to MSPVLAGVLQLLALIAALALAYRPLGDYMARVYSSKKHLRAEKWIYKAIGADPDAEMRWTAYLRGVLAFSAAGVLFLYLLQRLQGSLPGSLGFTSIDPDQAFNTAASFVANTNWQSYSGEQAMGHVVQTAGLAVQNFVSAAVGIAVAVALVRGFARSRTGELGNFWADLVRGVVRILLPVSVLGALVLVACGALQNFAGIHEVGQFLGGSQQWNGGAIASQEVIKELGTNGGGYFNANSAHPFENPNPISNLFEIFLILVIPFALTRTFGRMTGSLRQGYAILATMATIWLGFTALMMWTEFHHGGPAFDLAGGAMEGKETRFGIGGSSIFAVATTLTSTGAVNSFHSSYTGFGGGIELLGMQLGEIAPGGTGSGLYGMLIMAIIAVFIAGLMVGRTPEYLGKKIGTREIKLAACYILVTPALVLGFTAVSMALPTPKDSMLNSGAHGFSEILYAFTSGANNNGSAFGGLSADTNWFNTTIGLAMLLGRFLPMVFVLALAGSLAEQTPVPKTAGTLRTEKPLFTGLLVGTIMIITGLTYFPALALGPLAEGLAS
- the kdpF gene encoding K(+)-transporting ATPase subunit F, producing MTAENVVGLIVAVALLGYLVLALVFPERF